A genomic segment from Candidatus Brocadia sinica JPN1 encodes:
- a CDS encoding sigma-54 dependent transcriptional regulator gives MMARILVIDDEENIRFTFESFLSDEGHEVTTAGDYDEALTILDKSDFDLIFADIVLGDKSGIDILKYIKKKNLTCPVVVITGAPDIETASDALRLGAFDYIPKPVLQNTLLRITKVALQHKALADEKEKYRTNLEAIFRSVKDAIITVDKDLFVVELNEAAKNICNLSRDSIGKSLSLLQRHCDEKCLDSLKETIKTKQPIEICNLECKHNSHPQQVVSIASYPLLDNKGIFSGAVLVVKDDTHLVDLERDMRERRKFYNIIGKSEKMQAIYSLIEDLADVQTTVLVTGESGTGKELIAEALHYTGERSHKPLVKVNCSALSENLLESELFGHVKGAFTGAAQNRAGRFQKADGGTIFLDEIGDISPRIQLQLLRVLQEKEFERVGDSNPIKVDVRVVAATNQNLREKVKCGEFREDLYYRLKVVEMNLPPLRERLEDIPQLVNHFLKKFNKKLDKDIVAISADVQKIFMNYSWPGNIRELEHTMEHAFILCHHNIITVDHLPLAFKDVMGTKSFLSKDLRPDESNIILRALEQSAWNKARAARLLGMSRRTIYRKMKEYNIGLQDK, from the coding sequence CTGATGGCAAGAATTCTTGTAATCGACGATGAAGAGAATATCAGATTTACCTTTGAAAGCTTCCTTTCAGACGAGGGGCATGAGGTGACAACTGCCGGGGACTATGACGAGGCATTGACAATACTTGATAAATCTGATTTTGATTTGATATTTGCAGACATTGTTTTGGGCGATAAAAGTGGTATAGACATCCTGAAATATATTAAGAAAAAAAATCTCACCTGTCCGGTGGTCGTGATTACAGGCGCCCCCGACATTGAGACTGCTTCGGATGCACTTCGGCTCGGCGCCTTCGACTACATTCCTAAGCCTGTACTACAAAATACCTTATTGCGTATTACAAAAGTGGCATTACAACATAAAGCACTGGCAGATGAAAAGGAGAAATATCGAACGAACCTTGAGGCGATATTCAGGAGTGTAAAAGATGCAATTATTACCGTCGATAAGGATTTGTTCGTAGTCGAATTAAATGAAGCAGCCAAAAACATTTGTAACTTATCTCGTGATTCTATTGGGAAATCGCTGAGTTTGCTTCAGAGACATTGTGATGAGAAGTGTCTCGATTCCCTTAAAGAAACCATCAAGACAAAGCAACCCATTGAAATTTGTAATCTCGAATGTAAACACAACTCTCATCCACAGCAGGTTGTAAGCATCGCTAGCTATCCGCTTTTGGATAATAAAGGCATCTTTTCCGGGGCGGTACTAGTGGTAAAAGACGATACGCATCTTGTTGATCTGGAAAGAGATATGAGAGAACGCCGGAAATTCTACAATATTATAGGAAAAAGTGAGAAGATGCAGGCAATTTACTCTTTGATAGAAGACCTTGCTGATGTGCAGACTACAGTGCTGGTAACGGGAGAAAGCGGGACAGGTAAAGAGCTGATAGCCGAGGCGCTTCATTACACCGGAGAACGCAGCCACAAACCTCTGGTCAAAGTAAACTGCTCGGCTTTATCGGAGAATTTACTTGAAAGCGAACTCTTTGGCCATGTTAAGGGCGCCTTTACTGGCGCTGCTCAGAATAGGGCTGGCAGATTTCAGAAGGCAGATGGTGGAACCATATTTTTGGATGAAATTGGTGACATATCTCCCAGGATACAACTTCAGTTATTAAGAGTGTTACAGGAAAAAGAATTTGAGCGTGTTGGTGACTCTAATCCCATCAAAGTGGATGTCAGAGTCGTTGCCGCTACGAACCAGAATCTTCGGGAAAAAGTGAAGTGCGGCGAATTTCGGGAAGATCTGTATTACCGGCTTAAAGTAGTGGAAATGAATCTGCCGCCATTAAGGGAGAGGCTGGAAGATATACCGCAGCTTGTAAATCATTTTTTAAAAAAGTTCAATAAAAAGTTAGACAAGGATATTGTAGCAATATCTGCTGATGTCCAAAAAATATTTATGAATTATTCATGGCCAGGTAATATCCGGGAACTGGAACATACCATGGAGCATGCATTTATCCTCTGCCATCACAACATTATTACGGTAGACCATCTACCACTTGCTTTTAAAGACGTAATGGGAACTAAATCTTTTTTGTCAAAAGATTTAAGGCCTGATGAATCAAATATTATCCTTCGAGCGCTTGAACAATCTGCATGGAATAAAGCCAGGGCTGCAAGACTGTTGGGCATGAGTAGGCGTACTATTTATCGAAAAATGAAAGAGTACAACATAGGGTTACAAGATAAATGA